In a single window of the Pocillopora verrucosa isolate sample1 chromosome 4, ASM3666991v2, whole genome shotgun sequence genome:
- the LOC131786615 gene encoding tetratricopeptide repeat protein 28-like, producing MAESNLPTTGEELEVKNEFPATATEKSQVSSSEAELDVCNDPLRGIAKVCLEEGNKEYKQGEDNNAINSYTEGIQVNCKDKRLNAKLYSNRATAHFRLANYVECLDDATVAVQLEPTLIQAITNGARACVELCLYTEARSWLHMGLDIDNNNERLLQLMRRSDAELKVIAKRSYYNLGCAYQGLGQFKTAIEYHQRHLEISKEVGYKAGEGGIYCNLGCAYHSLGQFKTAIKYHQRHLEISKEVGDKAGEGGSYRNLGCAYQGLGQFKTAIEYYQRYLEISKEVGDKAGEGESYRGLGCAYRGLGQFKTAIEYHQRHLEISKEVGDNADEGGSYCNLGCAYQGLGQFKTAIEYHQRSLEIAKEVGDKAGEGGSYDNLGCAYQGLGQFKTAIECHQRCLEIAKEVGDKAREGRGYGNLGCAYQGQFSTAIEYHQRCLEIAKEAGDKAGEGRRYSNLGNAYHSLGQFNTAIEYEQRSLEIAQEVGGKAEEGRSYGNLGCAYNRLGQFKTAIEYHQRHLEIAKEVGDKAEEGRSYNNLGSAYRGLGQFKTALKYHQRSLEIAKEVGDKTGEACSLCHLGSIFECQGNLMMAFDCYHSSVQLYEDIRASLQLNDQWKISYRNQHQSAYKGLWRINLNQGQVVKALLAAEKGRAQALRDLMTTKYQPGDSSTHSASLSLVSLTTVFIAINGPCVYFWVCLSEDNIKMKKVHVNNYKYENELKVFIQLLNKTALKEIGVRDAVTIENLPRDSPKEEEVFNDVIRVDVRHSQSSALKKLHDIIVTPIADLIEGNELTFVPEGPFCLVPYAALQDSNTSYLSDSFRIRVLPSLTTLQLIHDCPADFHMKTGALVVGDPCFKHIIYQGGLLVQLPGARKEVEMIGRILNVPLLTGEMATKHEVLKRISSVALVHIAAHGKMETGEVILAPNTTRENPQPQEKDYLLTMKDVIEAGLRARLVVLSCCHTARGEVMAEGKKASEALNQAMKCMREIEKFKEVFCWAPFVLIGDDVNLDFKEI from the exons GGATAGCGAAAGTATGTCTCGAGGAAGGCAACAAAGAATACAAACAAGGAGAAGATAATAATGCGATAAACTCCTATACGGAAGGAATTCAAGTGAATTGCAAAGATAAacggctgaacgccaagctttacagcaacagggcgacagctcatttccgtttag CAAACTACGTGGAATGTCtcgatgatgcaacagttgctgttcaattggaacccactttaatcCAAGCTATTACGAATG gagccagagccTGTGTCGAACTTTGCTTGTATACAGAAGCAAGGAGCTGGCTGCATATGGGATTGGAc ATTGACAACAATAACGAACGTCTGCTTCAATTAATGAGGAGGTCTGATGCAGAACTAAAAGTCATAgcaaaaa gaagttattacaatctcggctgcgcttatcaaggtctaggacagttcaaaacagccatcgagtaccatcaacgtcatctagaaatttctaaagaagtgggatacaaggccggagagggaggaatttattgcaatctcggctgcgcttatcacagtctaggacaattcaaaacagcaatcaagtaccatcaacgtcatctagaaatttctaaagaagtgggagacaaggccggagagggaggaagttatcgcaatctcggctgcgcttatcaaggtctaggacagttcaaaacagccatcgagtacTATCAACGTtatctagaaatttctaaagaagtgggagacaaggccggagagggagaaAGTTATCGCGgtctcggctgcgcttatcgaggtctaggacagttcaaaacagccatcgagtaccatcaacgtcatctagaaatttctaaagaagtgggagacaacGCCGACgagggaggaagttattgcaatctcggctgcgcttatcaag gtttaggacagttcaaaacagccatcgagtaccatcaacgaagtttagaaattgctaaagaagtgggagacaaggccggagagggaggaagttatgacaatctcggctgcgcttatcaaggtctaggacagttcaaaacagccatcgagtgCCATCAACgatgtctagaaattgctaaagaagtgggagacaaggccagagagggaagaggttatggcaatctcggctgcgcttatcaag GACAGTTCAGTACAGCAATCGAATACCATCAACgatgtctagaaattgctaaagaagcgggagacaaggccggagagggaagacGTTAtagcaatctcggcaacgcttatcacagtctaggacagttcaacACAGCAATCGAGTACGAACAACGTAGCCTAGAAATTGCTCAAGAAGTGGGAGGCAAGGCCGAAGAGGGACGAAgctatggcaatctcggctgcgcttataACAGACTAGggcagttcaaaacagcaatcgagtaccatcaacgtcacctagaaattgctaaagaagtgggagacaaggccgaagagggaagaagttataacAATCTCGGCAGCGCATATcgaggtctaggacagttcaaaacagccctcaagtaccatcaacgtagtttagaaattgctaaagaa gtgggagacaagacTGGAGAGGCGTGCTCACTCTGTCACCTTGGAAGCATTtttgagtgccaaggaaatcttatgATGGCCTTTGACTGTTATCACTCGAGTGTACAGTTGTATGAAgatatcagggccagtcttcaactcaacgatcagtggaagatttcttatcgtaatcagcaccaaagtgcatacaaaggtttgtggcgtataaatctcaATCAAGGTCAAGTTGTAAAAGCTCTTCTTGCcgcagagaaaggacgtgctcaagctctgagagatctcatgaccacaaaatatcagcctggagatTCTTCAACGCACAGCGCATCTCTGAGTTTGGTTTCATTGAccacagttttcatagctattaatggaccatgcgtttacttctgggtttgcctcagtgaaGATAATATCAAGATGAAAAAAGTACACGTCAACAATTATAAGTATGAGAATGAATTGAAAGTTTTCATCCAGCTATTGAACAAAACTGCTCTGAAGGAGATCGGTGTAAGAGATGCTGTTACAATCGAAAATCTTCCTCGTGACTCGCCGAAAGAAGAGGAAGTGTTCAATGATGTgatccgagttgatgtgaggcactcccaatcaagtgctttaaagaagctgcatgacatcatcgttactcctattgctgatcTGATCGAAGGCAACGAGCTAACATTCGTTCCCgaggggccattttgccttgtaccttatGCAGCGTTGCAGGACTCCAACACATCATATctaagtgattctttcagaattcgtgtgcttccctctctgacgacgttgcaactaattcatgattgtccagctgactttcatatgaagactggtgcattggttgtcggcgacccatgtttcaaacatatcatCTATCAGGGAGGacttttggtgcaacttccaggagcaaggaaagaagtggagatgatcggacgtatcctcaATGTTCCCCTCctcactggagaaatggcaacaaaacacGAAGTCTTAAAACGAATATCGTCAGTGGCGTTAGTTCACATTGCAGCGcacggtaaaatggaaactggagaagttatcctggcaccaaacaccacaaggGAAAACCCTCAGCCGCAAGAAAAAGACTATCTACTAACGATGAAAGACGTGATagaagctgggttgcgagcacgtctggttgtacttagctgctgtcacactgctcgtggggaggtcatggccgagg gcaagaaggccagtgaagctctcaatcaggcaatgaagtgtatgagagaaattgaaaaattcaaggAGGTTTTTTgctgggcaccatttgtactcatcggtgacgacgtcaacctggatttcaaggaGATTTAG